ATCATAACCCTAATGGGTAGTGGGCTTCTGCACCTCTTTGGGCTGCCTAAAAGGCCTCAAATGGTCATCTCCTCACAGCCCACATGAGGAGGATATCCCAACAACTTCTATTAGCCCAGCTTGTATGCACGATCGATACGTGCATCTTCTAGAATAAAAACATCAACTGATACGATATGATATGCAACAATAGTTAAAAAAACATCGATTGATAATAATATCTAGATGAGTTCTTGTATTGGGCTTTTCGGGAGATTAGAGGTCATCTAATCTAATATATGTTTTTTCTATCCACGTCATATCTATATTTGGGAAAAAAAGTAAGCAAAACAATCATAGGTAGAGCTGCAAACGAATCGACTTCGCGTGACTTCGACTAGTCTCAGCTCAAAATACTAAAATTCGAGCGAGCTCAAACTGAGTCAAACTCAAGGTGGCGCCGTGGAAAACTGACTTGTGCTCAGCTTGTATTGATCTCGAGCTAGTTTCAAGCTAAATAAGTAGAAAAGTGGCTGACTTCAACTGAAGGTACAACAgtctcatcatgtccgtgatagTTCATCTTGGACGAATTAGCAAGAGATCATGGATGAACTATAAACAGAAGAAAATAAAAGTGCGTTCCCTCTCAAAGTTTGGCTAAAAATAGTAAGATATTTAATCCACGTGACCACGAACCATTTAAGGGCCTAAATATTGTTCCTAAGCTTCCATGGTTGCTAGTGTATAAAATGAACAAAAATCATACACAACATATATGGTAATAAATTATCTTAATTATTTTTAATATATATACATTGGGCTTGATTAATATAATTATATTATATCAAGCTATCAAAGTAAAATCAAGTGATTTAGTGTTGCCTCAAGATTGGTTCGTTTCTCGACCGAGCTACATAAAGTGATCATACTtagtttatttatttttgagtcaAGCCAAAAGACAAGTCAATCTCAAGCGGCTCACGGCCTCGAGCCTTTCTTGAACCCCAGTCGTAGGTAACCCCCACTGTTTCAACAAAAGAAAATAGGAGGATAGAATTTGAACATAATTTTGTTTAGGTGTATTTGAACCAACTAGGTCCAGACAATCCTTTTGGTTTAGGGGGAGCTTTGGCCCAACCGGCACTAGAGAGCCGAATGGCATCACTTGTTTGGGCTGAATGCAGTGGAGCCCGTCAGAGCGTATATGGCCAGGCCCAGGCatatacagcagcagcagctgaaGAAGAAAGAAGAACAGAAGGCAAGCACAAACCCTCGACGAGACGGCGGCGAGAGGCCGGAGCGCAATGCCGCTCCGATTCCTCGGCCGGATCTGCGGCGACGCCGTCGGATCGGCGGCGCGGAGGCTCCGGGTACGTAACCTCCCcacctccccctctctccctcgcttGGCGCGCGGTGCGTGTTGGACGGATTAAGCTCACGGCCATGGCTAATCGATCGACCGACCTGCAGGGAAACCTCGGCGACGAGATGCGGGAGCTCTCCCAGCACAGGTTATTCGATTCGGCTCTTTCCGATTGCTCTTCTGTTTCACCAAGCATCCGCCTTTGGTTCGGCTCAAATGAAATCCCGTTCCGTCCGGTGGCAGGTGGTTCGTCCAGTTCCGCGCGGAGAGGGATTTCTACGCCGGGGTCTGCAGCGAGGCCGCCGGCTCCGCGCGGAGGCTGAGGAAGAACATCCAGCACGAGACGGAGAGATTCGGCCGCGGCCTCTGGCAGCAAAAGTTTGTTTCCTAGCTAGCTACTGTCTCCATGGATGTTAATTATAACCAAGTTTTAATCACCTTTTGCACTGATGCTTTGATTTCGTTATAACACCCAGGATGTATACATAGTAGTACATCACTTCATTTCATCCAAGAAACCACTTCAAGTATAGGCCTTTAATTCGGTTCCTCTCCCTGAACCCTGATGGGGCTGCCTGTGCGGTCTGTTCTGTTCTGTTCTGTTCCATGTGGTGACATCGCAGTCAAATTCGACTGGAATGTGTTTAGTTTTCCCAAACATACTTGAAACAATCGTGTCGCTGCACTGTCTGTAGCTATATATGGAAATTATGTTGCTCACACTGCGGTCATTGGAAGCTTCGGGTTGGATTAATTATTCATGCACCATGACCATGACCATGGTGTAACAACTTTGGATGCATCTGAATGGGGCTGTCCTAACTAGCACGTACGTACGAACGTGCCGCATTAGAATTAGAATCTTAGCATAATTAGGTTTTTCTGTAATTTGCTAACCACACTGGGTTCCTTGATATAGCGTCCAACATTCTAATCAATATCGTTGAGATCTCAAATCCaatcattgaacaacatatatagCCTCAACAGATATACCTGCCGGTCATTTGAACAAATTTGTAATGCCATTTTAAAAATGGCTCTAGTGTGTTCCTGTCAGTCTCTTCTAACTAGTATCAATCTAATTAAGTGCCACCCTTGACAATCAGCAATAGTGGAGGCCCGTATATGGCGAATAGCTGCTCTGCATTTTGCACTGCATGCGGCTCCTCACCAAAAAAGGATGTTAATTTCAGTTACAATAAGATAAGCTAGTACAAATTTGTTAAGATGTCAGCAAAAACAGCAATGACACAATACTGTTGTGCTTCTAGCTAGTTTCCAATTTACTCAAGTTCTCATCATTTGCAGGAAAAAGATCTTGGATGCCTACCTTGCCTTGAGTGGAGTAAATTATGTTCTCAAATTTCCAGTGGGGCCAGCAGGTACGGCATTAGTCTGCTGGCCTTGGATCTCCGTATATACGTTTGGCATCGCTAGCTGTTGTCCCCTGGTTAACCGGCAGATGAATGAGTGTTTCTTCCCTCCTGCTCATAATCAATTGCAGCCATAGATGAGTTTGCTGCCGAGAAGGCCTTGAAGGAGGATGCCATGAAGTGGAGGTTCGAGGAGCTGTGGATGATCGAGCACGGCGCTAAGTACAAGCACAAGGAGTGGAGGAAGGCGTGGCTCTATGACAAGTACAAGAAATGCGCCCAGGATGTCGACAAGCGCAACAAGGAGAGCGGTGGGGCTGCCTTCGGGACAGACCAGTTCTGGGACGAAACCGAGCAACAGTTCCGCGCGCGCACGCGCCGCAAGCTCGAAGACTGATACTGCAGTATATGGCTTGCACCGATGCTCGAGTCATTGATAGAGAGGACATACGGTTTGCCGTGCTGAACTAATTAGCATTTGCTCTGAATCACGAATGCTCTGGATATTTCACGCTCTGTATGTAGTAGCCGTGACATGATGAATGTGGCAAGTGTGATGTATCATCGACTAGCATATGGAATCAGCATCTTTAACGTGTACGTGTTGATCCCTAGGTCTGGGTTCATTTTAATGTGCTTATTTAATCTTTAGATTATTGTGCAGTACGCCTGCATGCTGGAGAGAAAATTCACGTATAAATACATTTTACCTGCTGTTATCTATGTATATATTTGGAAATGATTACACATAGACTCCTACTTGCTGCTGTTAACTCCAGCTTAATAACAGAAAGAAAAATGTTAATGCCGTGAAGTAGCAGCAGTTCCAGAAAACATGATCACGACTAGTATAGTACTTTATATGTCAGAGTTTGTACAATGGTGAAGTGATGAATCTACAGAGATTAAGTTCCACAACTATTTCACGGCACGCATATACTCCAACTATTTCAATACATAGGTATGTATGTGGACTAAGATTAGACGAAAATGATCAAGCAGAGAATATTGATGCAGTTGGACCCATGAATGCATAGATGCATCATTTCCAGCAGAGGTGGAGGCTGACGCGCACGCCCTGGAGGGTGGCGTTGCCGGTGAGGGGATCGTACACCATCCGCCCGCCCTGCACCTTGGCGTCGCACACCTGCACCCGCGGCTGACTGTACATCCCGGTGACGACGTAGAGGGCGCCATAGAGGGCGAGGAgcagcgccgccaccgccaggATCGCCCACCAACagctccgccgccgcgccacgCCGTCACGCCTCCCCATCTCGACTCGATCGGCTGGGTACTTAGCTAGAGTAGCTGTGGATATATGTAATCTTCAAGCAAAGAACTGGCCACCTACAGTACTTCCAACCTGCGTACTCTTCAAGCGAACTGGATACGTACAAGTGCATCAGTACTACAACATGTCAGCATCACCATTTGGATTTTGAACTCAGATTGTGTTTCAGTTGTTGTAGTATATTCTTTTTTGCGTACGATCGGTGGGCACAAATTTACAGGCCACGTCTTTTGCTTGGTGTTTCAGTTGTACTGTAGTACGTATTTCTCAACTCTACTTGGAAAGAGATATCCGTATGGTATCTACTAGTAGTTTGGTATACTGCAAGTCACCCCATGACGAGACCATGTTCATTATTATTGACATTAAGTCGATATATGTAATCTGCGGGATTTCTAAAGCGCGAACGTGCACCTATAATCTATCGGTTTTGCTAACCCTCATGTGCCTGAAAATTTTGTTTGCGTTCGTCTATTCTAAACGAGACTGAAGACGGGAGTGACATGATGAGCGCCGGTGAGGAACGTCAACCGTGACGAGGCAGAGCAAGGACCTCGCCGGAGACGGCTACATAGTTACGAGTAGCAGCAAGCTGCGGCGTCCTAGGCGAAGGCGAGGAAGAGGATTAACTAGTGCGGGTCATTGCTTGAGCTGGAGAAAGATGGATTTGGAGGGATGGTTGTGGTGGCGACAACAAAATGATGGGCAGTGGCCAGGGGAGGGCAGGGCAACGAGGCGTGCGCGCGGTTGTACCGTcggccacgggagacaggagcagaCTGTTAGGGCTAGGAGGTCGGGGCTTGGAGAAGGAACAGTCGCACCCGGCGTAATCCTGGCTGCTTGATGGTGATTTAACAATCTACAAAATTGAATTTCATGGTAATGAAAACTGGAGAATGTCAGCTGGGAGGAGGATGGCGAGCGAAATGTTTTGTTTTGGCAGCTTTTTGTTTGAACGTAAATAACTTTATTCCTCATACAATAGCCATGTCATTACAATATGTGGAAAAATAAAGTCTTGGAGTCCCAAAATTCAGATAAACCAAGACTAAAGCAGTGCTTTGCTAAACAATCTGCAACAAGATTGGTTTCCTTTCCGCAATGAACAAAGCTGACATTTGAAAAGTCCATCGCCAGCAGACTAGTTTCGGTGATGATTGGCACATCGGGACCCATGTAAGCATCAAGGTCTGAAACTGCCTGCAATGCATTTAAACTATCTGATTAATGATTATATTGGAGCACCAGAAATTTGAAGCCATAATAAGTCCATACCGAATAGCCCTTATCTCCTTCGAAACCACAAATGCTACATGAACCAAAGGCCAGGTTGCCGCTGCGATAACATTACCCCGATCGTCTCTCGCCACAGCTCCGCAAGCTCCTGCCAAGGTCTACGCATGAAATGACACATCTACATTAATTTTCACACAACCCGTCTCAGGTTTCTTCCATATTTGATCAAATTTTCGAACTGGCTGATTCGGAGTATTTGCACGGAAAAAGTTTGTGGCCAATACAACTAAACTTGCCATCTACAATGTTCGCAAatgccaccccccccccccctcctcccAGTGTATAGGCGGTCCTATATGTTGTCAGTTATTAGCAGCCTTAGTAATTAATTAACCATAAATCTATTTGTAGAACATCCATAAGTCTCTCATTCTGTGACAGAAAGAGACAAGGTAACTCATGTTTGGTTCATCGAGAAAAAAATCCAATATACACAATGCATCATCAATAGCAAACACCACGTGTCATAGTATTAAGTTTAGGGGAACTTTGAGATGCTTTTTGTCAGATAATTGGCTTAGGTTACATGCTTTGCAAGGATGAGTGGTTTTAAATGAGGAGAGGGATAAATGTATATGGAAGCTTACTGGTTCTCGTAACTTTTTAGTCAAATCTTTATACAATATGCTGAAAGTTGTAAGGTATATCGCCCTTATAATAAGATTTGGTTTATTCGATGGTGTGGGAATTTGATATGTAGTTTGGTTGAGTTTGTGGGATGCTTTGATATGTAGTTTGGTAGAGTTTGTGGGATGCTGTCGAGATCTGATCTTGATGAACACACGGTGGTTGTGTTGTCTTATCAGTTTACAGAAATGAACATTGCGAAGAGGGGGTTGGGGGAGGGGGGGCTTATTCGAAAAACAAATGTAgttcctcgcaaaaaaaaaaaaacaaatgtaAGCAATTGGGATGTATCGGCAAGCATATATGGAACCAACTTCTTTAACGTGTGCTAATATTTAGGTCTTGGTTCATTCTTGTTCAGATTGCTAATGTGTTAAATCTTTAGGTTCCGCGAAGTTTTAAGATGGCCCCAAACTATCAGAGCCATCCATTTCTTTTGACTAAAGGCCTAGACTAAACGTGATGACATATTGCCTTAAAATTAGGAAACATCATCTTTAGGCATCAACGGTGAAGTAAATCTACGTACACATATATGTCAGGTTTTTTACAATGGTGAAGTAAATCTGCGTACACATTTAGGCAGCAACGACGACCGTTTAATTAACCGGCATATATAATTGGACGAACAGATATATACACCAACGGCACACAGATATATATGGTATATACAACAATTAATACGTGCATGTATTTCACATGTAGGCATCATTTCCAGCAGAGGGTGACGTTGATGCTCAGGCCTTGGAGGGTGGTGTTGAGGGTGAGGGGGTCGTACACCACCGGCCCGCCCATCAGCTTGGCGTCGCACACCTGCAGCCGCAGCTGCGTCTTGTACATCACGGCGCCGTAGAGGGCGCCGACAGCAAGGAGCAGCATCACCGCCGCCAGGATCGCCCACCGAAAgctccgccgctcgccgtcgcGCCTCGCTGCTGCCGCACCCCTCATCTCGGCCGATCGATTGGGTACTTGCTAGCTCTGGAGTGAGCCCGTGTATCTGCTGTGTATGCGATTCCCGACGGACGGAGAAACATCTATATAGATCCATCTGGTGGTTGTTGCGTGAGGTAAGGTGCTCGCGCTTCACCCGCCTGGAATCTTCTCTATGCTTGCTCGATCACGTTGCTCCTTTGCTTGGACGGCGGCCTACCAGCTATGTCGATCGTCACGTCACTCCTGCACCCATGCATCCATGCATGACCAGGAGATTCATTACTGACTGAGAGGGCAGAAGGATACTCTTAGTGCAAGGGCAAAAGATGGTGTGGCTTGCTAGCTAGGGGGAAGTAACATGCATGGCCAAGTAAGTAATCCTTCGTTGAAGCCTCCAAGCCACGTACAGCACCAACCTGCCTAGTGCCTACTGTCCAAGCAAGAACTGGATACGTGCGTGTCCCCAttaattggatttgaatttgaacctgcCCACAAATTTACGAGCGGCGTCTTTTGCTTGCTGTTTCAGTTGTAGCATTTTTCAACTTTACGTGAAAGGATCAGCATAACCGTTACAAAGATCGACATAGTATCTTGTTCGGCGCACCACAAGCCACCCTCACCCAGTTGGGGCAGAGATAAAGAGACAATAACTCATGCAGAAATGCTATTCGTACGCACAGGCCCGGCCCTGATGGGGGGCAggggggcggccgccccgggcccccgGAATGGAGGGGCCCCCACCGGCGGATGTGTGCTTAGGCCCAGCTGCTGCGTGGACTGAAGGATACTGCCATTCTGGCCCAAGTTACTGCGTATAGAAGAGAGAGTCCGGTTAATAAC
This genomic window from Aegilops tauschii subsp. strangulata cultivar AL8/78 chromosome 4, Aet v6.0, whole genome shotgun sequence contains:
- the LOC109762642 gene encoding uncharacterized protein, which encodes MPLRFLGRICGDAVGSAARRLRGNLGDEMRELSQHRWFVQFRAERDFYAGVCSEAAGSARRLRKNIQHETERFGRGLWQQKKKILDAYLALSGVNYVLKFPVGPAAIDEFAAEKALKEDAMKWRFEELWMIEHGAKYKHKEWRKAWLYDKYKKCAQDVDKRNKESGGAAFGTDQFWDETEQQFRARTRRKLED